The sequence ACATACTCTCTTGTAAAAGAATTTGGTggatataacatttttttcaatttttttggtctCAAAGCCTGCCATGCACTCTGTGAAGAGAGACAGTCATACCAGTTGGTTTTCATCAGAAATACATCTTCCTCAAATACAGAATTATATTCTGGTTTGCTTCTTTCCCTCACACTTTCCAGGGTTGAGGCTAACTGTATTCTGTGATGAATTCATGCAAGTCTCTACATGCTATCATTATCTAGGTACGTACTTGGAAAATATTATGTCTGGCCCCTAGTTTAtgattatacataattttttatcgcATGTGTGTGAAAGTATAAATTTAAACTTCCTGTTGATCGGGGAGTACTAGGATCATACGGAATAGGAGATCCTAATGAGTGATTGGAGTGAATGGCTCTTGAGCCCTTTTTTGGCTTTACCTTATTGAATTATTTATCGTTTTACCTCATTCACAGTGATTTCATCTCAGTTTGTTGGTGTTGCAAAATGCTCTAGCCTGTTGgaggaatttgaaaataagttCTACTTATAACATAGCTTGGatcttcatttaaatttcaacAGGTAATGATcattgaaagtgatttttttccaaatttaattttattgataactTATGTGCATAAATTTTGTcggttaaaaaatggaaattgaggATATGTCACTTTAAAGCTCATCCCTGATCCTCTCCTGTTTTCttatcattgcaaatattgaatCCCAGAATGCCACTCGTTCATCATACAAACTAGTTTTCATTCTGAGTTCTATTCCAATGTCTAAGTGgtcttttgtttttcctttataAGGCTCCCATATAGTTGGTAAAGTTTCAGTCACCTCTGGAGTAGGATTGCTGAAATAGAGTAACATTTGTTAAGTGCTCAGCAGATATGCAATGGTTGGTAATAATACTTCGAGAGTAGTTCATCCTGTTGATGAACATTGTCGCAGTTACTAGATATActataaagtttacaaaaatctGAAAAAGTGCTATTATACCCTTCTGAGGCAAAATTGGTCCACATTTTTATCAAGCGCTCTGATATTTTTGCTTGAGGGGTCCCTGCTTTTAGTTCCTTGGGAAATAATTTACTGGTGAACATGTAGACCAATTCATCTCCATGACTTACTCCTGTGGATGTTATAAAAGAATAGGTAATATTGGTTCTTTCCTTCAACTGCATTAGGCATATTTAATATTCAAGTCTCAGTTTGATGTGTAATTGATTTGATATCCTGAGACAAGCAGACCTTTTGGGATGTCCTTGATTGCCGGAGAAAACAAACCGATGCCCCCATCATATGATAATACATAGAAGTAAACTTTTGGAAATGTTATTTGACTTAGTATTTTTGCAGTCTCGGCAAcaccatataatattttatgatccaTGTCCATCTGTACAGGAAAGAATTGTGTTTAgctcagaaaaatattattaggtATATATAATGATGATATTTGCActtataaaatatgattaatataatttttaccaaCCTTATAAAAATTAGGGTGTTCAGATACCTGAAGGGATTCATTCTTGAAGTAAAAGTCATGAATTTTAGCTGTTATTTCAGCATCCTTCTCTTCATCCCCTTGGTACCCCAGATAAATTGGAAGGTGTCTATACATTTCATACTTCATGTCGTTTAAGAGGATATGATCTCTCAGCAGTTCTGCAacgcaaaataaaaattgtgaactgggtatatatgtatacatttaggctatgaaaagtattatttattgtacataaaataagttttttcatgtaattatttacTGTGAAAATTTACTACCTTTCCTTTATATTTAGAAGCAGTCTCAGTGTAGAATTAAATTGTTATGATATATTTAATTTAGAATGGATTTTCCTACCAAGAAAATCCTCCACTTACGTAATGAAAATAGTATCCCTTCATCAGATGTAACACCTAGTATGTATTTGACTTTGTTCATCTTCCCATCCTTCATCATTTTCCTTGGGTCACTTGGGAGAAAAGCATCCTTGCCTTTTCCTTCAGCAACAGGAACAAATGGATTGAAAAAATCTGTACCCcattcctaataaaaaataattattaaattacaattttttcaaataggTAACCcgtatgaaaattttgctctctcaTGCTATCAGGggataagtatgttaaggaaacaatgtaattgggttttaaaaagggaaaaaggTGTATTGTAGACTACACTCTTCATacttgttttcttggaaaaatatacgaaacatatgaatacaatacaggcaagagagtttggtaccagtaggaacaatcatgacgtctCTGACTGAATAATGGCacacaatttacaaaacttctttgaAGACATTGACAAGTAACAATGTTgtcgtctgtaactttttggttTTGAGTTCCTTACGCACTAACATAAATATCATGGAAAGTGCGAACTCTAAAAAATGTACAACTGTCCATGAGAAAAAATGGGTTTTGGCAAGTACAATCCGGCTCACTGAAGAGTCTGACCATGTGCTTAATTAATTGTCATTGCAAAGGTCACTTTGGTCGGgaattgttttcttgtcatttggATTATAATGGTCGGTTTTTTGaagattaggaaaaaaaatgtgtggagtggATATACCTCAAGCGAGTAATTGACATGGAAAAACcaaaacttttaagtcaaattaatcgGTTAATactgaaatttgagattgaggttgtatttttcatcagaagccggtgattcaacatttaaaatgatacctcatttatcactgtaggtgcagtgtTCTTGGAACTTACATGGAATGACagaaaagacctttctgtaataatatatataatgatcAGATAGTTATGGATTCTTCTTCTCAGCTCAAATGTCcattcacaattaaaaattttcccaagtATATGAAAGGCTTTCATGTGACATGTTAAATATATGTGTCCAAAGTATTAATTGTGTCCAATCATAGCAGCAGCATTCTCAAGTGAGGTTCGTGGGTATTACCTATAAAGTTTGCATTTTTCTTTACAGTATTTGGGTATTAAACAGTTATTCGCCTTAAGTTATAATTTGAATATGTACATGCCTTCAATCTGCTGGTGACCTTCACAATTCTCTCGGCTGGATGCCCCCTCATGCAATTCACCATTTGTTTTACCCCTTCATCCTCGCATCCCAATCCAGCAGCCAGTTGGAGTGCATGCTGTGGCCCCTGACTGGTGAAGGCCCAAGGGTTCAGAGCTGATCCACTTTGAGATATTGCTCTATTGAACAAACCTATGCACAggaaataaagatttatttattttgtgtgaTCATTGGTTTTCTCATGAGGGGCGACTGATAGAAGTACAACCATTCATTTTGGAATAAActttgtattattgtattttatttttattatttatccattgCATTTCACTTGTTTAAAGTATCATCagataatggaatattttcagTTCCCTAATATTATATTATTCCCAGTAGAAGAACACAAAGTTAACTCTAAGTTAATGATAGCTTCTTCTACAATTATTggtttttaaccctcatatggattctctgagcCTTAGCGACACTCATGGTTTTAAAAATGATGTAACAATTTTCCATTCCATTggatcattttgatattttcattattctattttttcttccttctcagTCTACAAAGCAATTTTTGTTTACA comes from Ischnura elegans chromosome X, ioIscEleg1.1, whole genome shotgun sequence and encodes:
- the LOC124171822 gene encoding esterase E4-like, which gives rise to MSTSTIHSYWKYYFITLFFIGWSEGAEFTVPIISTDDGKVQGSSLLSAKGRRILAYRGIPYAKPPLEDLRFKPPEPVYKWGDVKNATEEGNVCPQKSMLSDEVIGNEDCLTLNVYTPKIPEDKSGRLPVMVWIHGGLFIQGSGGADLYGPEYLLDEDIVLVTINYRLGALGFLSTGNEEVPGNNGLKDQVMALKWVKTNIGNFGGDPTRTTIFGNSAGGASVHYHILSPLSKGLFNRAISQSGSALNPWAFTSQGPQHALQLAAGLGCEDEGVKQMVNCMRGHPAERIVKVTSRLKEWGTDFFNPFVPVAEGKGKDAFLPSDPRKMMKDGKMNKVKYILGVTSDEGILFSLQLLRDHILLNDMKYEMYRHLPIYLGYQGDEEKDAEITAKIHDFYFKNESLQVSEHPNFYKMDMDHKILYGVAETAKILSQITFPKVYFYVLSYDGGIGLFSPAIKDIPKGVSHGDELVYMFTSKLFPKELKAGTPQAKISERLIKMWTNFASEGNPTPEVTETLPTIWEPYKGKTKDHLDIGIELRMKTSLYDERVAFWDSIFAMIRKQERIRDEL